A part of Amblyraja radiata isolate CabotCenter1 chromosome 35, sAmbRad1.1.pri, whole genome shotgun sequence genomic DNA contains:
- the rln3 gene encoding relaxin-3, whose product MQKLWFTLAVWLLSPGSQLEAEARNPSLGVKLCGREFIRAVIFTCGGSRWKRTETLEAGNMICALSPADIADPFSHMPQSLDDANPDSWDLADDAASYDSASWRFLVGFGDEGRSRRSISNDVLEALRSTDRKGRDVVVALSNACCKWGCTKSEISSLC is encoded by the exons ATGCAGAAACTCTGGTTCACCCTGGCTGTCTGGCTGCTCAGCCCAGGGTCCCAGCTGGAAGCTGAAGCTCGGAATCCAAGTCTCGGTGTCAAACTCTGCGGGAGAGAGTTTATTCGGGCTGTCATCTTTACCTGTGGAGGGTCCAGGTGGAAGCGGACTGAG acgctagaggcgggaaacatg ATTTGTGCTCTCTCTCCTGCAGACATCGCTGACCCCTTTTCCCACATGCCGCAGTCTCTGGACGATGCCAACCCCGACAGCTGGGATCTCGCTGACGACGCCGCCAGCTATGACTCGGCCAGCTGGAGGTTCCTGGTGGGATTCGGGGATGAGGGCAGGAGCCGGAGGAGCATCTCCAATGACGTTCTGGAGGCTCTGAGGAGCACGgataggaaggggagggatgTGGTGGTGGCTCTGTCTAATGCCTGCTGTAAGTGGGGGTGCACCAAGAGTGAGATTAGCTCGCTCTGCTAA